A region of Vespula vulgaris chromosome 1, iyVesVulg1.1, whole genome shotgun sequence DNA encodes the following proteins:
- the LOC127067943 gene encoding meiosis regulator and mRNA stability factor 1 isoform X1, which yields MKDLNKKLLQLLSAKKISSLKTSDIHANQLTYDTGSDNDNVSKTESNTSVSPLFGHYRYDHSFFHHNNPVNISTLPNYLPPIGVFWDIENCHVPKGRSAMAVTQVIRDKFFSGYREAEFIVVCDVQKESNQVMQELNDAQVNLIHVAATCKNAADEKLKQSIRRFADTHGSPAAIILISGDIDFAADLSDLRYRKKIHVILLHNKSTSEALILCANEHYDFMDLMEPLPSRSLYKASEYYDLVVSNLPEDKDVAVIKRRLQKLCDNCSGRVIGIQFRTAIVRFSSETSARRAQKRMDGEYVFDSKISVRFFKEIGISNNKSQGNSITRNRAISESEIIANSSRQMYSASASIAGARTLQVPHYQSSSPVVGPYTTWAGVPCTPVSVSSGMIQQPPIFVARPYSSNSDVTFNRTYNELTRVQSPLIWQVAGSQQFNHLWEDQYKVEKTKLSTKRIHAPQARDNSATNGTISRTPECLRPIRGAHSSFIHASEWAVHSQTNTYKRRSPSPMYETQIHERNNQWNGQNQHSIFIRNTRTPSPYEGTMIRVINQQNNHFSPYHQNDAENEEVEKFFHPINRNGNGTTNGNYTPIELQVSNLDQNIDPKEMKHILSSIFMEHVTVLHVSIFMQSDGNYAASVKVASLPDAQYAISQLHRRKIGYKRILISYAHTGGPNPQLIRAQIVMLLQEVPGHKLPLFKFREMYESRFMISISISELYKMKDVCIVTEDASGRMVSLNPDHRNTPSPCFSTPTQEGYVELPYCIKHTSKPWSDKGWAEQEMASLPNVNVSLKLLAPRIQQLLTMHNGSLPLPSLPNCYAAEFKEHLKVIENGVPLEHLVSCLSFVQLKQGIGSVKYLSWAVDKDHDESHEENKCVSPPLANQLALFSRELVDLLKTAPHCQLPFNRFIPAYHHHFGRQCRVADYGFTKLIDLLEALTHTVQVMGEGNKRVVTLSHRAQVRRFTSDLLRVLKSKASKQVTLSEFPNVYSRVIAKPWDIVDYGVCEIEDILSEVSENTVVMTTINGGDKMIAIPKREQTAEEIERTKQFAFEVVELLRHVPQCKMLFNKFVPSYHHHFGHQCRVSDYGFTKLIELFEAIPDVVKIEDGSNGERQISLTEKEGLRVLSEQISKLVAHTKSGLSVSNIVQNFLRQFGYALRPELFGCNSVLQLMQKLDDSVKIIDLATGPVIVAIDKSHLQQLALQCRRVLMDQPQHKAPVKEFQQQYSQCYSKTCNIEELKKDLSHVVQFSTINEENFIELTPLYCFACNLYRVMMSCGGQLNLSRFEAAYLAVNGSACRAAQYGFPTLTALLQALPCTVILKDTRKDKRKKKVIYLNKKLAAAGIALPAMYASGSSYHDTDSSNESFESDSSSRINASSNASTLEEHGKWITHTINGHNSWKQNEDNHFWTQDCEKHWKVLTYSEERSNNWPLFENNNEDFLKSLIHTPTIMQNDFPPPPPKPDSPPEVDIRTNNQWKSSVWIAPTKILYSQDERVTNVEVPPLTLPSWSQISEDDTLNLLSPTKNLLPAAANPLNPRTSPYFSTKHNLVVAPHPSELPLPSLSLTPKKNVSSESITVVQDCIEKQDVNSNNISEVNNTGNFEKENNIDNSKKNEIHNTPTKSLFTGKRRLAAQFNQPLQS from the exons ATGAAAGACTTAAATAAGAAGTTATTGCAGTTATTATCtgcaaaaaaaatttcatctctTAAAACAAGTGATATTCATGCAAATCAACTAACATATGATACTGGCTCCGATAATGACAATGTTTCTAAAACAGAATCTAATACTTCTGTATCTCCATTATTCGGCCATTATAGATATGACCACTCCTTTTTTCATCATAATAATCCTGTTAATATATCAACTTTACCCAATTATTTACCACCAATTGGAGTATTTTGGGACATTGAAAATTGTCAT GTCCCAAAAGGAAGATCTGCTATGGCAGTTACGCAAGTAATtagagataaattttttagtGGTTACCGAGAAGCAGAATTTATTGTGGTTTGTGATGttcaaaaagaaagtaatcaAGTAATGCAAGAATTAAATGATGCAcag GTTAATTTAATACATGTTGCTGCAACATGTAAAAATGCTGCCGATGAAAAACTTAAACAGTCTATCAGAAGATTTGCTGATACTCATGGTAGTCCAGCagcaataattttaatatcaggAGATATTGACTTTGCTGCTGATCTTAGTGATTTAcgatacagaaaaaaaattcatgtaaTACTTCTTCATAATAAAAGTACCTCAGAAGCATTGATATTATGTGCTAATGAACATTATGATTTTATGGATCTTATGGAACCATTGCCATCTAGATCTTTATATAAG gCTAGCGAATATTATGATCTCGTAGTCAGTAATCTTCCTGAAGATAAAGATGTTGCAGTTATTAAACGACGACTTCAAAAATTGTGTGATAATTGTAGTGGTCGAGTAATAGGAATCCAATTTAGAACTGCCATTGTGCGTTTTTCTTCAGAAACTTCTGCAAGAAg GGCTCAGAAACGTATGGATGGAGAATATGTTTTTGACTCAAAGATTTCTGTAAGATTTTTCAAGGAAATAGGAATCAGTAACAATAAAAGTCAAG GAAATTCCATAACTCGAAATCGTGCTATAAGTGAATCAGAAATTATAGCTAACTCTTCTAGGCAAATGTATAGTGCAAGTGCTTCAATAGCGGGTGCACGAACCCTTCAAGTTCCACATTATCAATCATCATCACCTGTGGTAGGACCATATACTACTTGGGCAGGAGTACCCTGTACTCCTGTTAGTGTTTCTTCAGG AATGATTCAGCAACCACCAATTTTTGTTGCTAGACCATATTCATCAAATAGTGATGTAACATTTAACAGAACTTATAATGAACTAACTAGAGTTCAATCACCGTTGATTTGGCAAGTTGCTGGTTCTCAGCAATTCAATCATTTATGGGAAGACCAGTATAag GTGGAGAAAACAAAACTGTCGACCAAACGAATTCATGCCCCGCAGGCTCGGGACAATAGTGCTACTAATGGTACAATATCAAGAACACCAGAATGTCTTAGACCTATTAGAGGAGCTCACAGTTCATTCATTCATGCTTCAGAATGGGCAG TTCATTCTCAAACAAATACCTACAAACGTCGTAGTCCATCTCCTATGTATGAAACTCAGATACATGAACGAAATAATCAATGGAATGGACAA AATCAACATTCCATATTCATACGTAACACCAGAACACCATCGCCATACGAAGGTACTATGATACGAGTTATAAACCAGCAAAATAATCACTTCTCTCCATATCATCAAAATGATGcagaaaatgaagaagtagaa aaattttttcatcCAATAAATCGTAATGGAAATGGTACGACTAATGGAAATTATACACCTATTGAATTACAAGTAAGCAATTTAGATCAGAACATTGATCCAAAGGAAATGAAGCATATTCTTTCATCTATTTTCATGGAGCACGTAACA gtTTTGCATGTATCTATTTTTATGCAATCTGACGGTAATTATGCAGCTAGTGTCAAAGTAGCTTCTTTGCCAGATGCACAATATGCAATTTCTCAGTTACATCGTCGTAAAATTGGATACAAGCGTATACTAATATCGTATGCTCATACTGGAGGTCCAAATCCTCAACTTATACGTGCACAAATTGTAATGCTTTTACAAGAAGTACCAGGTCATAAGTTGCCACTTTTTAAATTTCGAGAAATGTATGAAAGTCGTTTTATGATATCTATTAGTATTTCTGAGTtgtataaaatgaaagatgTATGTATTGTCACTGAAGATGCTAGTGGAAGAATGGTGTCGCTTAATCCAGATCATAGAAATACACCATCTCCATGTTTTAGTACTCCAACTCAG GAAGGATATGTAGAATTGCCATATTGTATTAAACATACATCAAAACCATGGTCTGATAAAGGTTGGGCTGAACAAGAAATGGCATCTCTGCCAAATGTTAATGTCTCTCTAAAATTACTTGCCCCGCGTATACAGCAATTATTAACTATGCATAATGGAAGTTTGCCACTACCcag TTTGCCAAATTGCTATGCAGCTGAATTTAAAGAACATTTGAAGGTGATAGAGAATGGTGTACCTTTAGAACATCTAGTATCATGTCTATCATTTGTTCAATTAAAGCAAGGCATTGGAAGTGTCAAATACCTTAGTTGGGCTGTAGATAAAGATCATGATGAAAGTCATGaag aaaataaatgtgtCAGCCCTCCATTGGCAAATCAATTGGCTTTGTTTAGTCGCGAATTAGTGGATCTTCTAAAGACTGCTCCACACTGCCAACTACCATTTAATCGGTTTATTCCAgcttatcatcatcattttggGAGACAATGTAGAGTCGCTGATTATGGATTTAccaaattaattgatttattagaaGCACTTACACATACTGTTCAA GTAATGGGAGAAGGAAATAAACGAGTAGTAACACTTTCTCATCGTGCTCAAGTACGTCGTTTTACATCAGATTTACTACGAGTGTTAAAATCAAAAGCAAGTAAACAAGTGACACTTTCAGAATTTCCAAACGTGTATAGCAGAGTAATAG CTAAACCATGGGATATTGTTGATTATGGTGTATGTGAAATAGAAGATATACTTAGTGAAGTATCAGAGAATACAGTTGTTATGACTACAATTAATGGAGGTGATAAAATGATAGCTATCCCCAAACGTGAGCAAACTGCAGAAGAAATAGAACGTACAAAACAATTTGCATTTGAg GTTGTAGAATTATTGAGACATGTTCCTCAATGTAAAATgctatttaataaatttgtgcCATCTTATCATCATCACTTTGGTCATCAGTGTCGTGTATCAGATTACGGATTTACTAAATTAATAGAATTGTTTGAAGCTATACCAGATGTAGTTAAAATCGAAGATGGAAGCAATGGTGAAAGGCAAATTAGTTTGACAGAAAAGGAGGGTTTACGTGTTCTCAGTGAACAAATATCAAAGCTAGTAGCTCATACAAAAAGTGGTCTTAGTGTTTCAAATATTGTTCAGAACTTCTTACGACAATTTGGCTACGCATTGCGTCCAGAATTATTTGGTTGTAATTCTGTATTACAACTCATGCAAAAACTTGATGACAGTGTTaag ATTATAGATTTAGCAACAGGACCAGTAATAGTTGCAATTGATAAATCTCACTTGCAGCAGTTAGCTTTACAATGTCGTAGAGTGTTAATGGATCAACCTCAACATAAAGCGCCTGTAAAAGAATTTCAACAACAATATTCTCAATGTTATTCAAAAACTTGCAATATTGAAGAgcttaaaaaagatttatctcATGTTGTTCAG TTTTCAACAatcaatgaagaaaatttcatagaACTAACTCCATTATATTGCTTTGCATGTAATTTATATCGTGTTATGATGAGTTGTGGAGGTCAACTAAATCTTTCACGTTTTGAAGCTGCATACCTAGCAGTCAATGGTTCAGCATGCAGAGCTGCTCAATATGGTTTTCCAACATTGACAGCTCTCTTACAAGCATTACCTTGTACtgtgatattaaaagataCGCGAAAGGataaacggaaaaagaaagtaatatatcttaataaaaaattagctG CTGCTGGTATTGCATTACCTGCAATGTATGCGTCAGGTTCATCATATCATGATACAGACTCTAGCAATGAGTCATTTGAAAGTGATTCTTCATCACGTATAAATGCATCTAGTAATGCTTCCACATTGGAAGAACATGGAAAATGGATAACACATACAATTAATGGTCATAATTCTTGGAAACAAAATGAAGACAATCACTTTTGGACACAAGATTGTGAAAAACATTGGAAGGTCTTAACATATTCGGAAGAACGATCAAATAATTGGccattatttgaaaataacaatGAAGATTTTCTTAAAAGTTTGATACATACACCAACAATTATGCAAAACGAttttccacctcctccacctaaACCTGATTCTCCACCTGAG GTGGATATAAGAACAAATAATCAATGGAAGTCATCAGTGTGGATAGCACCAacaaagattttatattcccAAGATGAACGGGTTACGAACGTAGAA GTACCTCCATTAACTTTACCTTCTTGGAGTCAAATATCTGAGGATGatacattaaatttattatcaccAACCAAAAACTTATTACCAGCTGCTGCAAATCCCTTAAATCCACGTACATCACCTTATTTTTCAACCAAACACAATTTAGTTGTAGCACCACATCCATCTGAATTACCGCTACCTTCATTGTCGCTAACACCGAAAAAGAATGTATCCTCTGAAAGCATTACAGTCGTGCAAGATTGCATAGAAAAACAAGACGTTAATTCTAACAATATTAGTGAAGTTAATAACACAGGAAatttcgaaaaggaaaataatattgataatagtaagaaaaatgaaattcacAACACTCCTACTAAATCAT taTTTACAGGAAAACGACGTTTGGCAGCTCAGTTCAACCAACCTCTTCAATCTTAA
- the LOC127067943 gene encoding meiosis regulator and mRNA stability factor 1 isoform X2 — MKDLNKKLLQLLSAKKISSLKTSDIHANQLTYDTGSDNDNVSKTESNTSVSPLFGHYRYDHSFFHHNNPVNISTLPNYLPPIGVFWDIENCHVPKGRSAMAVTQVIRDKFFSGYREAEFIVVCDVQKESNQVMQELNDAQVNLIHVAATCKNAADEKLKQSIRRFADTHGSPAAIILISGDIDFAADLSDLRYRKKIHVILLHNKSTSEALILCANEHYDFMDLMEPLPSRSLYKASEYYDLVVSNLPEDKDVAVIKRRLQKLCDNCSGRVIGIQFRTAIVRFSSETSARRAQKRMDGEYVFDSKISVRFFKEIGISNNKSQGNSITRNRAISESEIIANSSRQMYSASASIAGARTLQVPHYQSSSPVVGPYTTWAGVPCTPVSVSSGMIQQPPIFVARPYSSNSDVTFNRTYNELTRVQSPLIWQVAGSQQFNHLWEDQYKVEKTKLSTKRIHAPQARDNSATNGTISRTPECLRPIRGAHSSFIHASEWAVHSQTNTYKRRSPSPMYETQIHERNNQWNGQNQHSIFIRNTRTPSPYEGTMIRVINQQNNHFSPYHQNDAENEEVEKFFHPINRNGNGTTNGNYTPIELQVLHVSIFMQSDGNYAASVKVASLPDAQYAISQLHRRKIGYKRILISYAHTGGPNPQLIRAQIVMLLQEVPGHKLPLFKFREMYESRFMISISISELYKMKDVCIVTEDASGRMVSLNPDHRNTPSPCFSTPTQEGYVELPYCIKHTSKPWSDKGWAEQEMASLPNVNVSLKLLAPRIQQLLTMHNGSLPLPSLPNCYAAEFKEHLKVIENGVPLEHLVSCLSFVQLKQGIGSVKYLSWAVDKDHDESHEENKCVSPPLANQLALFSRELVDLLKTAPHCQLPFNRFIPAYHHHFGRQCRVADYGFTKLIDLLEALTHTVQVMGEGNKRVVTLSHRAQVRRFTSDLLRVLKSKASKQVTLSEFPNVYSRVIAKPWDIVDYGVCEIEDILSEVSENTVVMTTINGGDKMIAIPKREQTAEEIERTKQFAFEVVELLRHVPQCKMLFNKFVPSYHHHFGHQCRVSDYGFTKLIELFEAIPDVVKIEDGSNGERQISLTEKEGLRVLSEQISKLVAHTKSGLSVSNIVQNFLRQFGYALRPELFGCNSVLQLMQKLDDSVKIIDLATGPVIVAIDKSHLQQLALQCRRVLMDQPQHKAPVKEFQQQYSQCYSKTCNIEELKKDLSHVVQFSTINEENFIELTPLYCFACNLYRVMMSCGGQLNLSRFEAAYLAVNGSACRAAQYGFPTLTALLQALPCTVILKDTRKDKRKKKVIYLNKKLAAAGIALPAMYASGSSYHDTDSSNESFESDSSSRINASSNASTLEEHGKWITHTINGHNSWKQNEDNHFWTQDCEKHWKVLTYSEERSNNWPLFENNNEDFLKSLIHTPTIMQNDFPPPPPKPDSPPEVDIRTNNQWKSSVWIAPTKILYSQDERVTNVEVPPLTLPSWSQISEDDTLNLLSPTKNLLPAAANPLNPRTSPYFSTKHNLVVAPHPSELPLPSLSLTPKKNVSSESITVVQDCIEKQDVNSNNISEVNNTGNFEKENNIDNSKKNEIHNTPTKSLFTGKRRLAAQFNQPLQS, encoded by the exons ATGAAAGACTTAAATAAGAAGTTATTGCAGTTATTATCtgcaaaaaaaatttcatctctTAAAACAAGTGATATTCATGCAAATCAACTAACATATGATACTGGCTCCGATAATGACAATGTTTCTAAAACAGAATCTAATACTTCTGTATCTCCATTATTCGGCCATTATAGATATGACCACTCCTTTTTTCATCATAATAATCCTGTTAATATATCAACTTTACCCAATTATTTACCACCAATTGGAGTATTTTGGGACATTGAAAATTGTCAT GTCCCAAAAGGAAGATCTGCTATGGCAGTTACGCAAGTAATtagagataaattttttagtGGTTACCGAGAAGCAGAATTTATTGTGGTTTGTGATGttcaaaaagaaagtaatcaAGTAATGCAAGAATTAAATGATGCAcag GTTAATTTAATACATGTTGCTGCAACATGTAAAAATGCTGCCGATGAAAAACTTAAACAGTCTATCAGAAGATTTGCTGATACTCATGGTAGTCCAGCagcaataattttaatatcaggAGATATTGACTTTGCTGCTGATCTTAGTGATTTAcgatacagaaaaaaaattcatgtaaTACTTCTTCATAATAAAAGTACCTCAGAAGCATTGATATTATGTGCTAATGAACATTATGATTTTATGGATCTTATGGAACCATTGCCATCTAGATCTTTATATAAG gCTAGCGAATATTATGATCTCGTAGTCAGTAATCTTCCTGAAGATAAAGATGTTGCAGTTATTAAACGACGACTTCAAAAATTGTGTGATAATTGTAGTGGTCGAGTAATAGGAATCCAATTTAGAACTGCCATTGTGCGTTTTTCTTCAGAAACTTCTGCAAGAAg GGCTCAGAAACGTATGGATGGAGAATATGTTTTTGACTCAAAGATTTCTGTAAGATTTTTCAAGGAAATAGGAATCAGTAACAATAAAAGTCAAG GAAATTCCATAACTCGAAATCGTGCTATAAGTGAATCAGAAATTATAGCTAACTCTTCTAGGCAAATGTATAGTGCAAGTGCTTCAATAGCGGGTGCACGAACCCTTCAAGTTCCACATTATCAATCATCATCACCTGTGGTAGGACCATATACTACTTGGGCAGGAGTACCCTGTACTCCTGTTAGTGTTTCTTCAGG AATGATTCAGCAACCACCAATTTTTGTTGCTAGACCATATTCATCAAATAGTGATGTAACATTTAACAGAACTTATAATGAACTAACTAGAGTTCAATCACCGTTGATTTGGCAAGTTGCTGGTTCTCAGCAATTCAATCATTTATGGGAAGACCAGTATAag GTGGAGAAAACAAAACTGTCGACCAAACGAATTCATGCCCCGCAGGCTCGGGACAATAGTGCTACTAATGGTACAATATCAAGAACACCAGAATGTCTTAGACCTATTAGAGGAGCTCACAGTTCATTCATTCATGCTTCAGAATGGGCAG TTCATTCTCAAACAAATACCTACAAACGTCGTAGTCCATCTCCTATGTATGAAACTCAGATACATGAACGAAATAATCAATGGAATGGACAA AATCAACATTCCATATTCATACGTAACACCAGAACACCATCGCCATACGAAGGTACTATGATACGAGTTATAAACCAGCAAAATAATCACTTCTCTCCATATCATCAAAATGATGcagaaaatgaagaagtagaa aaattttttcatcCAATAAATCGTAATGGAAATGGTACGACTAATGGAAATTATACACCTATTGAATTACAA gtTTTGCATGTATCTATTTTTATGCAATCTGACGGTAATTATGCAGCTAGTGTCAAAGTAGCTTCTTTGCCAGATGCACAATATGCAATTTCTCAGTTACATCGTCGTAAAATTGGATACAAGCGTATACTAATATCGTATGCTCATACTGGAGGTCCAAATCCTCAACTTATACGTGCACAAATTGTAATGCTTTTACAAGAAGTACCAGGTCATAAGTTGCCACTTTTTAAATTTCGAGAAATGTATGAAAGTCGTTTTATGATATCTATTAGTATTTCTGAGTtgtataaaatgaaagatgTATGTATTGTCACTGAAGATGCTAGTGGAAGAATGGTGTCGCTTAATCCAGATCATAGAAATACACCATCTCCATGTTTTAGTACTCCAACTCAG GAAGGATATGTAGAATTGCCATATTGTATTAAACATACATCAAAACCATGGTCTGATAAAGGTTGGGCTGAACAAGAAATGGCATCTCTGCCAAATGTTAATGTCTCTCTAAAATTACTTGCCCCGCGTATACAGCAATTATTAACTATGCATAATGGAAGTTTGCCACTACCcag TTTGCCAAATTGCTATGCAGCTGAATTTAAAGAACATTTGAAGGTGATAGAGAATGGTGTACCTTTAGAACATCTAGTATCATGTCTATCATTTGTTCAATTAAAGCAAGGCATTGGAAGTGTCAAATACCTTAGTTGGGCTGTAGATAAAGATCATGATGAAAGTCATGaag aaaataaatgtgtCAGCCCTCCATTGGCAAATCAATTGGCTTTGTTTAGTCGCGAATTAGTGGATCTTCTAAAGACTGCTCCACACTGCCAACTACCATTTAATCGGTTTATTCCAgcttatcatcatcattttggGAGACAATGTAGAGTCGCTGATTATGGATTTAccaaattaattgatttattagaaGCACTTACACATACTGTTCAA GTAATGGGAGAAGGAAATAAACGAGTAGTAACACTTTCTCATCGTGCTCAAGTACGTCGTTTTACATCAGATTTACTACGAGTGTTAAAATCAAAAGCAAGTAAACAAGTGACACTTTCAGAATTTCCAAACGTGTATAGCAGAGTAATAG CTAAACCATGGGATATTGTTGATTATGGTGTATGTGAAATAGAAGATATACTTAGTGAAGTATCAGAGAATACAGTTGTTATGACTACAATTAATGGAGGTGATAAAATGATAGCTATCCCCAAACGTGAGCAAACTGCAGAAGAAATAGAACGTACAAAACAATTTGCATTTGAg GTTGTAGAATTATTGAGACATGTTCCTCAATGTAAAATgctatttaataaatttgtgcCATCTTATCATCATCACTTTGGTCATCAGTGTCGTGTATCAGATTACGGATTTACTAAATTAATAGAATTGTTTGAAGCTATACCAGATGTAGTTAAAATCGAAGATGGAAGCAATGGTGAAAGGCAAATTAGTTTGACAGAAAAGGAGGGTTTACGTGTTCTCAGTGAACAAATATCAAAGCTAGTAGCTCATACAAAAAGTGGTCTTAGTGTTTCAAATATTGTTCAGAACTTCTTACGACAATTTGGCTACGCATTGCGTCCAGAATTATTTGGTTGTAATTCTGTATTACAACTCATGCAAAAACTTGATGACAGTGTTaag ATTATAGATTTAGCAACAGGACCAGTAATAGTTGCAATTGATAAATCTCACTTGCAGCAGTTAGCTTTACAATGTCGTAGAGTGTTAATGGATCAACCTCAACATAAAGCGCCTGTAAAAGAATTTCAACAACAATATTCTCAATGTTATTCAAAAACTTGCAATATTGAAGAgcttaaaaaagatttatctcATGTTGTTCAG TTTTCAACAatcaatgaagaaaatttcatagaACTAACTCCATTATATTGCTTTGCATGTAATTTATATCGTGTTATGATGAGTTGTGGAGGTCAACTAAATCTTTCACGTTTTGAAGCTGCATACCTAGCAGTCAATGGTTCAGCATGCAGAGCTGCTCAATATGGTTTTCCAACATTGACAGCTCTCTTACAAGCATTACCTTGTACtgtgatattaaaagataCGCGAAAGGataaacggaaaaagaaagtaatatatcttaataaaaaattagctG CTGCTGGTATTGCATTACCTGCAATGTATGCGTCAGGTTCATCATATCATGATACAGACTCTAGCAATGAGTCATTTGAAAGTGATTCTTCATCACGTATAAATGCATCTAGTAATGCTTCCACATTGGAAGAACATGGAAAATGGATAACACATACAATTAATGGTCATAATTCTTGGAAACAAAATGAAGACAATCACTTTTGGACACAAGATTGTGAAAAACATTGGAAGGTCTTAACATATTCGGAAGAACGATCAAATAATTGGccattatttgaaaataacaatGAAGATTTTCTTAAAAGTTTGATACATACACCAACAATTATGCAAAACGAttttccacctcctccacctaaACCTGATTCTCCACCTGAG GTGGATATAAGAACAAATAATCAATGGAAGTCATCAGTGTGGATAGCACCAacaaagattttatattcccAAGATGAACGGGTTACGAACGTAGAA GTACCTCCATTAACTTTACCTTCTTGGAGTCAAATATCTGAGGATGatacattaaatttattatcaccAACCAAAAACTTATTACCAGCTGCTGCAAATCCCTTAAATCCACGTACATCACCTTATTTTTCAACCAAACACAATTTAGTTGTAGCACCACATCCATCTGAATTACCGCTACCTTCATTGTCGCTAACACCGAAAAAGAATGTATCCTCTGAAAGCATTACAGTCGTGCAAGATTGCATAGAAAAACAAGACGTTAATTCTAACAATATTAGTGAAGTTAATAACACAGGAAatttcgaaaaggaaaataatattgataatagtaagaaaaatgaaattcacAACACTCCTACTAAATCAT taTTTACAGGAAAACGACGTTTGGCAGCTCAGTTCAACCAACCTCTTCAATCTTAA